From Tautonia marina:
GCTGCAGGAGTGACGGTTGCCCCTCGCTCAACCAGGCCGATCGCCAGCGATCGATCAGCTCGGCCGCGCTCAGGTCGGCCCACTGACCAGGGTGGGCCAGGGCTCGACCGAGCAAGAGGGATCGCAAGCCGTTCCGAACGGCATCGAGCCCGAGTTCGACGGCCAGGGCGATGAGGTCGGGATGACCGTCCGCCAGCCATCGACGCATGCAGATCCGCAAGGCCTCATCCCGGAGGGTCGGGGCGATCGACTCCTCCAGCACGCCGAATTCCGGTGGCAACCCCGCTTGCTCCGGAAACCGCTTCAACAGTTCAAGACAGAATCCGTGAAAGGTGCCGATTCGTCCAGCTTCAAGGCCACGAAGCACCCGACGCCAGTGGTGCGTGTCAGGGCCTCCGGCATGGATCCGGCGTCGGCATTCCGCCCGGATGCGGCCGCGCATCTCGGCCGCGGCCTTTTCGGTGAAGGTCACGGCAACGAGGCGATCGAGCGGCATCCGATCGTTCAACGCCAGAACGAAGCGGTCGGTCAAGACTCGGGTCTTCCCACAGCCCGCCCCGGACGCCAGCGCAACGCTCACCCTCGCGTCGAGCGCCCGTTGCTGTTCGGGGGTCGGCGGGTGGGACGTGGCCGCCTCGACCACCACGGTCCGCTCGACGGCGTGATCCGGGCCACTCATCGAAGGTCCTCCTCGCCGGGCTCACTCATCGTCGGGGCCTCGGGCCAGGGCTTGCGGGCCTGTCGAACCTGGTGGAAACGGCAAACGGTTCGGTAATCGCAATTCCGTTCGCAATCGGGCTTTTCGAACTGGGCCGGCATCATCCCGAGCCGGAGCCGATCGACGAGATCAAGCACGAAGCGAACGATCCGATCGGGACCGGGCTTCCATCCTTCTCGGGAGAACAGGTCGCCGTCTCGGTATTCGGCCAGGGTCACGAGCGGGGCGTACCCTTTCCCCCGCAAGGCCCAGTAGCCGGCGTCGATCGCCCGCGGATTCTCCTCGGCCGGCAAGGCTCGCTCGACCGCCATCGCATAAAGCGGCAGTTGCAGCGCCAGTCCCTCCTCCAGCTTCTTCCGCGAGGGGACCGATCCGGTCTTGTAGTCGATCACACGAAAGAGCAAGCCCGAGGGATGCCGGATCATATCGATGCGATCAATCATTCCTTGAAGCCGCACCTGTTCATCCCCCTCGCCCAGCACCAGGGCCGGGCCGTCGCGATGCTCCTCGTCGCCGAACGAAAATTCGAAATGCTCGGGAGCCAGATCACGCCCGAGCGACTCAGCATAACGCCGAAACTGATCAGCGTAGGTTTTCCCGATCCGAGCCATGCGCTCGGCCTCGATCGCCCGGAGCCCTCGGCCCACGTCGGAGCTGGGGCTCGCTTCGCGTTCCAGCTCATCACGAACCGCTCGCTCGATCCGATCGGCAATCGCCTCATCGAGCGAGATCCCGTTCGAGGGCGGCTCGTCGCGCAAGCCCAGATGCAACGATTCAAGGACCGCGTGCATCAGGCTCCCGCCGGCGGTCCGGTCCTCCTCCAGTTCGTCACGCTCCTCGATCGGATCAAGACGAAGCACATATCTGAGAAAGAATTGAAATGGGCAGAATGCCAACGATTCCAGTTGGCTCGCGCTGAAGGTGTACGACGGGCCGAACTCGGAGGCCAGGCGTTGGATGATTCGAGGGTCGCGTAGCATTCCCTCGAAGCGGCTGATTCCATGTCGTCGGGGCCGCCAAACGGGGTGCCGGGCCCGTCGCTCGTTGACCAGCAAGGCCGAGGCCGAGGCGCGAAGCAAGGCACGATGTTCGGGACCCGAGGCGAGCATGGCCAGCTCGCTCGGATCATTGATCGCAGCTCGGGCCATTGCTCGAACGCGGCGCTCAAGCGGCGATTGCGGCGGCGTTTCTCGAAGCGCGGGATCGAGCTTCCGGTTGTCCCGAACAATCCGGTGCCTGACTTCGTCTGACAGTAGGGTCTCGACCTCGACGAGGAACCCGGCCGCGAGCTTATCGACTCCCTTCTCGTCGCTGGTCGGATACGCAAGCGTGAGGCTGACCTCAGCCGCCCCCAGCACGCGGAGAAACCGAGCCATCTCTCGACCGAACGGTGTGGGATCCGACGCCGCGATCGGTGCATCATCAAAGCGCAATCGCATTTGACTGATCGATCCACGACGGAGGACCGCGTCCGTAGGCTCGTCGTTCAGGGGGAGTTCCTCCCCATCATGACCCGGTTCCGGCGCCTCGTGAGACTGGTCGTCTGGGTCGGCGGTCGGTCCCACGGAGGAGCGGTTGGGGAAGGTTCCCTCGGCCAGGTTTGTGAGAAGGATGTGCCGGGCAATCACCCCGGCCGCCTCATCGACGGTGGCGAAGCGAATGGCACCGACCGTCGATCCTTCCGGGGCGGGCAAGTCCTGAAGGATCACCTCCACCTCCGCGACAAAGGAGGCCCAGTTCCACGATTCCCTCCCCAGTCCCAGCCCTTCGAGCACCATTGCATGATCATCAAGTGCGCTGAACAGGTGGCCCAACGCTCCCTCTGACTCGGGATCGAGTCCCAGCTCGATCGCCAGTCCGGCGAGTCGATCCACCTGTTCCGACCAGGGACCGGGAATGGCCACGGACTTGAGGCACTCGGACAACCGTTCAAAGACGGGCAACGCGATTCCCCCCAGCCAGGCCAGGCGCTGCCGATGGCGTCGCCGGTAATCGGGCTTGGAGGTCATTTCCTCGTCCGACGTTGGGTGATCGATCATCCGGCCGAGGGACTCTGCGATGGCGTCACATCCTCGATAGACACGGGCTTCACGCAAGGCCGCGGCCGAGGCGGCAAGGGCCATCGGATGCCCCTTGGCCTCCTCCCAGTCGGGGCGAAGACGGCCATTCCGGAGCAGTCGGCCGAGGAGTTCCGTGTCCCAGTCCTCAACGGGCACGGCCATCGCTAGCTTCAGGGCCTGAACCGCCGCGTCGGAACCAATCGGCCGATCGCGTCCCGTGGTGACAGGAAGCCCCCAGGCGCGGAGCGTCTCGACGGAGATCGATGCCTGCTCATCCCAGGATCGGACCAGGATCAGCAGTTCTTCAGGAGGCTCCCCTTCCGCCAGGCGTTCGCGGGCCCAGACGGCCGCGACCCGGGCCAACCCTTCGCCACTCGAAGCTCCCCGAAGCGCTAGCCCTTCCGAACGATCGACCTGACCCTGACCGTGATCCCCTTCCCGGAACAGGTGCCGGTCGAGGCAAACAAGGCCGGCGGGTCGATGGTCGGACGGCTCGATCGACGTTTCAAGGAACCCCCACGCGAGCATCCGTTCGCGGAACCGGGCCGATGGTGCATCAACCTCGGCTCGGGACGGATCACCGTCGAAGGTCAGGACCAGGCCGAGCTGGTTCACCGAGTGCCGCATGGCGTCGATGGCCAGCCGGACGGGACGATCCTCGGTCGGAGGCTCGACCACGACCACCCGATCGACCGATCCCCAGGCCCGGGGAAGCGTTTTGGCCAGATGAAACCAACTGGCATAGTAGGACTGTAGCCCGGCCTCATCGACTGCCCCAAGCCGCGCCAGCACCTCTTGATACGAGCGGTACACGGCCCGAACCTCCGCCTCGATCGGCCCGATCGGCGGAGGCAGGTCGGATGGTGCCCGACCGGCGGCCATCCATCGGGCAATGCGGCGGAAGACCCGACGGCGAAAGCCGGAAGAATCGGCGACCGAGGCCGAGACGGACAGGGCTCCGACGTGTCTGGCCTGCTCGATGGCCGCTTGCAAGGCGGCCCGAACCCCGGCCGGAGCCAGGCAGAGCGGTCCTCCGGGATCATCGGCGCGGAGGTCGTGCCAGAGATCGGCCCAGCAGAAGACCTGGTCAGCGGGCGATCGGCCCGGAGCCTGCGCGATCCGACGGGCCAGCCGGTCCCGGGCCAGCGGAGTCGGCATGATCCAGGTGGTGGCCCGCCCCTTCGGTCCTCGAACCCGATCGAGCCAGGACGCCCCCACCGGGCCGGTCCAGAGCCTCCGGTCGGCCGCCTTGCTCATGGGTCATCCCCCTCGAATCCTCGCCCTGGCCCATCAGCGCCACGGAGCCCAGGACCACCCCCGAAAGCAACACCAGGTATACAGAAAAATACCAGAGTCGGCCCGATCGGACAATCCGAACCAGCCAGACAATTGCACCATAGCCGACGATTCCCGAGAGGATCGTCGCCAGGCCGGTCATCTGAAGAACCTCGGTTGAAAGGGACTCGATCTGAAGATCCTTGCCGACCAGGACCGATGCCCCGAGGATCGCCGGGACGTTGATCAGGAGGCTAAACCCGACCGCCCAGGTGCGCGAAAACCCCAACGCCAGGGCGGCGGCGATGGTCGAACCGCTTCGGCTGATCCCCGGAGTAATGGCGAACGCCTGCGCCACGCCGACAAGCAGGGCGTCGAGCCAGGTCGTCTCGGCCGGCCCCTTCAGCCCGGCCTTCATGCGGGTGGTCGAGAGCAGCAAGGCCGCCGTGACGAGGAAGGCAAACCCTGGCACGAGAATGTTTTCGAACGCCTCGTCCACGGTCTTCTTCAAGGTCAGCCCGACGACCACTGCCGGCAAGGTCGCGACGACCGCCAGCAAGCCGCTGCGGAGGACGATCGCTCGGGTCGGGGTTTCGCCCACTCCGCCCCCGGTCACCAATCCCCGGGCTCCCGACCTCATGACGCGACGATAAAAGACCAGGATGGCCAGGAGGGTTCCCAGATGCAGCATCACGATGAAGAACAGGCCATCAGGACGGTTCTCGACCGTTCCCAGCGAGTGAAAGAGAGACGCCGCCACCGCCAGGTGCCCACTGCTGGAAACCGGCAAGAATTCCGTCAGGCCCTGAAGCACGGCCAGGGTCAGGGCTTCGAACCAGGTCATGGGTCGGTTACTCAGGGGATCGGGCAAGGAACTGGAGTTCGACTCAGAACGCCATTACATCTCTCGCAGCTTCGGCGCTGCGACGGCCAGGTACTCCACTCCACTATAGATCGTCAACAGGACGGCAACCCAGATGAGAAGATCGCGGCTGACCAGAACCCAGGTTGCCGGGTCGGGACTCAGGGCGAGGGCCAGCAGCGCGGCCACAATCGCCGCACACTGGAAGACCGTCTTGAGCTTGCCGGCCATCTTGGCGCCGAAGGCCACTCCTTTGCCTTCCATCATGCTGCGAAGCCACTGGATGACCAGTTCCCGAACCACGATGACTGAGGCCATCCAGGCCGCCACGCCACTGCCGGGAATGGCGACCAGGAAGATCAGGACCGAGGCAATCAGAAGCTTGTCGATCATCGGATCGAGCTGACGCCCGAAGGCTGTTTCCTGCTTCAAGAGCCGCGCCACATAGCCGTCCAGGGCATCGGTAATGGCGGCGATCAGAAACAGGACCAGGGCAGGGATGTACCAGTTGATCTCGATGAGCCAGAGCGTCGCCACCCCGAAAAACAAGCGAGCCACACTCAGCGCGTTCGGGATGTTGAGGAGCCCGATCGGCTTGCTCGTGCTGGGACTGGCCTCAACTCGCATCGCGAATCCTTTGTGCAATCGAAGAGAACGTCATCGCATGAGCGTCTGATCGTCAAGGCACTGGGTTCTCCGGTCAACCCGGCAAGATGGTAAACGGGGAGGCCGGCGGAAGTTTCCTCGCCTTGGGCCTGTGACGGATCTTGCGCTTCGGGCTGGCACCCTCAACCGGCCGAGCGACCAGATCGTACCCCTCGGTCAACAGCACCTCGCAGGGAATCAGGTCCCCCGCGCGAAGGTTGCGGTCACGAACGAAGACGAGCCCATCGACGTCGGGAGCATCGGCGTAGGAACGCCCGGCCCAGACTCCTGGACCGAGTTCGGCCGGGGCCGGCCCATCGATCAACACATCCAGCGTTTTGCCAACGAGGGAGGTGTTGAAATCGAAGGCGATGGGTTGCTGGACCTCCATCACCCGATCGCGACGATGGGCCTTCACGTCGTCGGGCAGGTGGCCGGGCAGCTTGGCGGCCGGGGTGTCGGGCTCGAAGGAGTAAGGGAAGACGCCGAGCCGCTCGAACTTCGTCTCCTTGACGAAGTCCAGCAATTCCTCGAACTCCTCCTCCGTCTCGCCGGGGAAACCGACGATGAAGGTCGTCCGCAGGACGAGGCCTGGCATCACCTCGCGAAGGCGTCGGATGATCTCGACGGTCTCGGCCCGCGTATGTCGGCGGTTCATCATCTTCAGCATGCGGTCGTTGATATGCTGAAGCGGCATATCGAGGTACGGGATGATCTTCTCGGACGAGCCAAGAACATCGTACAACTCCTCCGTGAAGTAATTCGGATAGTTGTAGAGGATGCGGATCCAGCGGATGCCGTCGATCTGATCGAGTTCCCGGAGCAACTCGGCCAGGCGAGGGCGGCCGTAGAGATCGACGCCGTAGTAGGTCATGTCCTGGGCGACGAGGTTCAGCTCGACGACGCCGTCGGCGGCCAGTTCCTTCGCCTCGGCCACAACGGTCTCGATCGGCTTGGTCAGGTGCTTGCCCCTCATGTACGGGATCGCGCAGAAGGTGCAGAACCGGCTACACCCTTCCGAGACCTTGAGGTAGGCGAGGTGCCGGGGGGTGATCCGCAATCGGGCGGTGTCGTCCATCGCCCGAATCGGGGCGGGATTGAAGATGGATCGCTGCTCGTCGAGACCGCCAAGGATACGGTCGGCCGCCTTGACGATCTCCTCTCGACCGAAGACGCCGATCACCTGATCGACCTCCGGGACCTCTTCGAGCAGCAGGTCTTTCTGACGCTCGGCCAGGCAGCCGGCAACGACCACGCCTCGAACCTGCCCGGCGGCCTTGCGGTCGAGCATCTCGCGGATCACCGCCAGGCTCTCGGCTCGGGCGGCGTCGATGAAGCCGCAGGTGTTGACGATCACCAGATCGGCGCCGTCGGGGGCCGCGACCGGCACGTAGCCGTCCTGGGCGAGCAGGCCAAGCATGCGCTCGGAATCAACAGTGTTCTTCGGACAGCCCAGGCTGACGAAGTGAAACGTACGGTCGGCTTTCATCTGATCGGGAATCATCCTCGCTCCGCTCCTGAAGTTACGACACATGATACGGGGTTCGGGGGATTCCCGCCAAGACCGAGACCATGAGGAAAGGCATGACGAACGATGAATGGCATGGGTTCGATGGGGTTTCGGAGTTCAGGAACCTGGTTCGGGATCAAGGCGTCTGGTCGATCGCCCTGAGCAGGCGATCGAGGCCGTCGAGGTTGGCCCGAAGCTGCTGCTCGGCGTCGGCTTCGGGGACGTGGTCGAGAATGCCGATCGGGCCGTGCCAGCCGCTCGATCGAATGACTTGAAGCAACCGGGCATCCTCCTCTCCCTCACCGATCACGAGGATCTTGCGTCCTTTCGCCTCGCCGTCGCGATCCATGCCGTTGAGGTTCAGGGCGAGGAGATGGGGCTTCATCGTTTCAAGCAAGGCGGGGAAGCGGTCGAGGTGGGGGTGACCGTGGTGCAGGTTGTAAACGATCCCGACGTTGGGCAAGTCGAGGGCCTCGATGATGGCGATCTGGTTCTCGGGCTCGCCGAACCAGCCGCCGTGATTGTACAGGGCCACCGTGCAGCCGATTTTGGCGGCGGCCTCGGCGATGGGTCGGATGCGGTCGGCCTCGGCAGCGACGCGGGCGGCCTGGTCTTCCGGAGAGGTGGTCGGCTCGCCTCCGCCGGTGACCCAGAGCTGAGGGGTGAGCTGGTGCTCGGCCAGGCTGTCGAGGAAGAACCGAGCGGTGTCGTCGAGCGTGGTCGGGAACCAGAGGGCGGTCAGCTCGATCCCGTGGCGGTCGAGGGTTGCCAGCTCCTCCTCGAAGGTCGGCAGGTGTTCGGCCCGCCAGTCGTAGGCGAGGCGACGGAGTTCGAGCCGGTCGAGCATCGCGGCCCGCTCCTCGGGGCCTCGCTGCGCCGCGTCGAACGGAACGATGCACCAGGCCACGAGGTTTTCGCGGTCGAACAGGTCGGCGGGGGGTTCGGTTCCGGTTCCGAACATGAGAACGGCGGTGAGGAGGATCGAGGAGAGGCTCTCGGGAATCATCGTCGAGGGGCTCCGGAGGGCTCGGGGGAGTCGAGGATCGCGCTCTATCATACGCTCGATTCCGAACGGACAGGGAGCGTCCGGGTGGTGTGATTGCCGGTTTGGGGCCGTCGGCCTACGATGGTTGCACCCCCCAACCGGCCGAAATCGCTTCTGCTCATCGTCCCGAAGAGTCGGACCATGCCCTCGTACAAACTGCTGGCGCTCGATGTGGACGGAACGCTGATCGGCAAGGATGGCATCCTGCGTCCTCGAACGGCGGCAGCGGTAGCTCGGGCGGCGGCGGCGGGAATCCAGCCGGTCCTGTGCACGGGCCGACGGTATCGAAGGGCCTTGCCGGTGGCCCGGCAACTGGAGCTCGATGCGCCGGTCGTGTGCAACTCGGGAGCGTTGGTCAAGGAAACGAGCAGCCACGCAACCCTCTGGCGGGCCGATCTGGGTCGGGAGCTGACGACGGCCGTGCTCGATGTCTTGCGACGCCTGGGAGAGCCGGCCGTGTCGATCGTGGATCATGAGGAAACGCCGCCGGACTTCCTCATCCCCGCCCGGCCGACCGGACGGGCCCTGTTCGATGAGTATGTGGAACGGAACGGGCCGTATGCTCGGGTCGATCCCCACTGGATGACCCGTCCCGACCAGGGGGACCACTTCCACCTGTTCGCCGTGGGAGAGCGGGCGGCGATGCTGGAGGTGGAAGCCGCCCTGATCGAGGCGGTGCCGGGCATCCTGAGGACGTTCGTGCTGCATACGTCGGCCTATTCGGGGACGATGTGCGAGGTCCTGAACACCGAGGCGAGCAAGTGGTCGGCCGTCCTGCACCTGGCCGAGCGCTGGGGGATCGACCCGTCGGAGATCGTCGCGGTGGGAGACGATGTGAACGACCTGCCGATGATCGAGGGGGCCGGGCTGGGGGTAGCGATGGGTCAGGCTCCGGAAGCGGTCCAGAAGGCCGCCGATCTGGTCGCTCCGACCTTCGAGGCCGATGGAGTTGCGACGCTCATTGAGGAGGTCTTGCTGGCTTGAGGCTCCCGGATCGAGGCGCGATCGGCTATCGTACGACGAACTCCTTGACGAGGCCCGACCATGAGCGCATCGACCGAACCTGAACCGCCGCAACGGGATCGATTCCAGGGAAAGGCCTCCTGGGTCCGGGAGCCCGAGGGGGATACGACCCTCGAATCGAACTGGCTGATCACGCTGCGTCGGGAACGGTACCGATCGCGCAAGTCGGGAAAGGCGCATGACTTTTATGTGGTCCACCTGGCCGATGCGGTCAATGTGATCGCCCTGACGCCCGAGAATCGGTTGATCCTGGTTGAGCAGTTTCGGGCCGGCTCGGCGAACGACAGCCTGGAACCCCCTGGAGGGTTGCTCGACCCCGGAGAGGACCCGCTGGAGGCTGGAGCCAGGGAGTTGCTGGAGGAGACCGGGTACGCGGGAGACGAGCCGATCATTCTGGGAACTGTCTGGGCCTGTCCATCGCTCTTGACCTCTCGGATCACGACCATTTTGATCCGCAACGCCAAATTGATCCGCGAACCGAACTGGGATGAAGGAGAGGAGTTGCGTCTGAAGATCGTGCCGGCGCGAGAGGTCCCCTCTCTGATTCGGAACGGGAAGATCGGCCATGCGTTGGCGATCCAGGGGTTGCTCTGGTGGCTCGTCTCGGAACTGCCGGGCACGCCGCTCGAACTGCCGAAGGGTTTCCAGTCGAAGGACCGGCAGATCGGTCTCGGCCGCTTGATGGTGGCGATCGCCTTGATTGGCCTGGCGTTCGGGTTGATGCGGACGATCGGCGAGACGGGGACGCTCCTGATCATCCCGGTCTTGCTGCTCGTGCCGGCGTATCTCCTGGTCGATCGCGTGGTCGATCCGATGCCCAAGACGGTCCTGACCCGGTCGATGGCCCGCTGGGGACGACGGTCGCTGATCCGGGCTTTGGCCACGCTCGCCCTGGCGCAACTGCTCTGGCTCAGTGTGATGGTCATGGCCCGGATGGCATTCTTGATCTGACGCAGAACGGGTGCAGGAATGCTTGGGAGCGCCTCGCCAATTTGTTCGAAAACCATTTTCCAGCAGCAGGTTACGTGATCTGCGATGGCTTCGTTCCGTTGTGGAGCGCTCCGGCGATGGCTTCGTTTCGCGCGAGGGGCCGGGCCGATCGGCGATCGGGATTTGAGAGGTTGCCAGGGGAGGATGGGAACAGGGCCAAGGGGGTGCATCGGGAGTTCGGGGCGCTTTGGGGAATCGCGTTGAAAACACAGAGCCACGAGAACAGTATCGAGGAATTCGGTCGGGCCAGTCACACAAAATGGCCAGGGATCGCCTGAGTGATGGAAGACCGAGGCGCGTGTTGGCAGGATCGGAATTGCGTAGAATAACTCGGAGTATCCGCAGCGCGGGGGAGGACGGCCTCGTACCGAACGCAGAGCCGTTCCGCCCCTCGGCAGCAGGCTTGTGATGGGCGCTGGGTGTTGATTTCCCGGTTCGGAGGTTCGATTCAACAATGAGCCGGACGGCTGCAACGATTTGGGGCCTCGTAGCCCTGGTGCCGGTGGCGATAGGTTTGGGGTGTGGCGACTCGCAAGGAAACCGGATCGCCCCGGTCGCGACGGACTCGGAGAGCCGATCGGGGCTGTCGAGCCTGCCGGCGATCCCGACATCAAGGGGAGGGGTGCCTCGCATCACGTTCTTGCTGCCGAACGCGCCGCAGACGCAACCCTTGATCTGGAAGGAAGCGGCGCAGCTTGATGCCGCGAAACAGAACGCGCTCTTCACCGCCCGAACGGCCGGCGAGGGGGAGTCGATGGCCGACTTTGTCCGCCGGGTCAGCCAGGAAGGCACGGCAGCGATGGTCGTGGTGGTGGATGACGCCGAGGCTCTCGGGCCGGCGATCGCCGAGGCCAGGCGTCGAGGCATCGCCGTCGTGACGATTCTCGAACCGGTGACGGCCGGGGGGGAACCGGTGCCGGTGGTCGTCCGGGGGGACTACAAGCGAGCCGCCGAGGAACTCATCGAAGCCGCTGCCAGCGATGCAAGCAAGCTGGGCAAGTCGGCCGAGGGACCGGCGCTCGTCGTGTACACAAAGGATTTTCCCGAGGCGGATCGGCGCGCCGGGGCCCTGTTCGAGGCCCTGACGCGAGCGGGAATCGAGACGATTGGAGACGGCCCCCAGGCGGTCGCGGGAGGTCAGTACGACGTGGGCAACCTGGTGCTGGAGCGGCTGAAGGAGCGGCCGGAACTGGCCATGGTCCTGACCGGCGATGACACGAGCTTTCTCGGCGCGACGATCGAACGGAGTGAACTGCCGGAAGGCACGGGGGTGACGGTGGCGGGGTTTCTGGTGGACCCGGAGAGCTTCGTCGTCGTGGAGGAATCGTTCGCCTCGGCGGCGGCCTTCGCGGATGATCGGGGGTTGGGCATCCTGGCATATCGCAATGCGATGACGCTGGCAACGGGAGAGACGGTCCCCGATCGGATCGTCGTGCCGATGTCCGTGCAACGAGCGCCCGGGCCGCCGGCCTTCGGTCGGCTCCGGTTTGATCTGAACCCGCAGGATGCTCCGCTGGAGGGGTTCGACCCGACCGAACGTGAGAAAACGGCCGAGCCGAAGGACGAGGGCTGATCGAGGGACCGCATCGAAGGCTTGAGCAGCGTGTGAGAGATCCCTCGATCGGGTTGGCCTTCCCGGTCAGGCGGAAACGTACGCGCCGGAGGCGCGACGGCCGCGGACGCTGTGGGGAAAGAGGAATTCCTGATCGAGTGTGCCGGCCTCGTCAATCGGCATGGGCTGGAAGTCG
This genomic window contains:
- a CDS encoding PD-(D/E)XK nuclease family protein, with product MPTPLARDRLARRIAQAPGRSPADQVFCWADLWHDLRADDPGGPLCLAPAGVRAALQAAIEQARHVGALSVSASVADSSGFRRRVFRRIARWMAAGRAPSDLPPPIGPIEAEVRAVYRSYQEVLARLGAVDEAGLQSYYASWFHLAKTLPRAWGSVDRVVVVEPPTEDRPVRLAIDAMRHSVNQLGLVLTFDGDPSRAEVDAPSARFRERMLAWGFLETSIEPSDHRPAGLVCLDRHLFREGDHGQGQVDRSEGLALRGASSGEGLARVAAVWARERLAEGEPPEELLILVRSWDEQASISVETLRAWGLPVTTGRDRPIGSDAAVQALKLAMAVPVEDWDTELLGRLLRNGRLRPDWEEAKGHPMALAASAAALREARVYRGCDAIAESLGRMIDHPTSDEEMTSKPDYRRRHRQRLAWLGGIALPVFERLSECLKSVAIPGPWSEQVDRLAGLAIELGLDPESEGALGHLFSALDDHAMVLEGLGLGRESWNWASFVAEVEVILQDLPAPEGSTVGAIRFATVDEAAGVIARHILLTNLAEGTFPNRSSVGPTADPDDQSHEAPEPGHDGEELPLNDEPTDAVLRRGSISQMRLRFDDAPIAASDPTPFGREMARFLRVLGAAEVSLTLAYPTSDEKGVDKLAAGFLVEVETLLSDEVRHRIVRDNRKLDPALRETPPQSPLERRVRAMARAAINDPSELAMLASGPEHRALLRASASALLVNERRARHPVWRPRRHGISRFEGMLRDPRIIQRLASEFGPSYTFSASQLESLAFCPFQFFLRYVLRLDPIEERDELEEDRTAGGSLMHAVLESLHLGLRDEPPSNGISLDEAIADRIERAVRDELEREASPSSDVGRGLRAIEAERMARIGKTYADQFRRYAESLGRDLAPEHFEFSFGDEEHRDGPALVLGEGDEQVRLQGMIDRIDMIRHPSGLLFRVIDYKTGSVPSRKKLEEGLALQLPLYAMAVERALPAEENPRAIDAGYWALRGKGYAPLVTLAEYRDGDLFSREGWKPGPDRIVRFVLDLVDRLRLGMMPAQFEKPDCERNCDYRTVCRFHQVRQARKPWPEAPTMSEPGEEDLR
- a CDS encoding undecaprenyl-diphosphate phosphatase, coding for MTWFEALTLAVLQGLTEFLPVSSSGHLAVAASLFHSLGTVENRPDGLFFIVMLHLGTLLAILVFYRRVMRSGARGLVTGGGVGETPTRAIVLRSGLLAVVATLPAVVVGLTLKKTVDEAFENILVPGFAFLVTAALLLSTTRMKAGLKGPAETTWLDALLVGVAQAFAITPGISRSGSTIAAALALGFSRTWAVGFSLLINVPAILGASVLVGKDLQIESLSTEVLQMTGLATILSGIVGYGAIVWLVRIVRSGRLWYFSVYLVLLSGVVLGSVALMGQGEDSRGMTHEQGGRPEALDRPGGGVLARSGSRTEGAGHHLDHADSAGPGPAGPSDRAGSGPIAR
- the pgsA gene encoding CDP-diacylglycerol--glycerol-3-phosphate 3-phosphatidyltransferase, yielding MRVEASPSTSKPIGLLNIPNALSVARLFFGVATLWLIEINWYIPALVLFLIAAITDALDGYVARLLKQETAFGRQLDPMIDKLLIASVLIFLVAIPGSGVAAWMASVIVVRELVIQWLRSMMEGKGVAFGAKMAGKLKTVFQCAAIVAALLALALSPDPATWVLVSRDLLIWVAVLLTIYSGVEYLAVAAPKLREM
- the rimO gene encoding 30S ribosomal protein S12 methylthiotransferase RimO; its protein translation is MIPDQMKADRTFHFVSLGCPKNTVDSERMLGLLAQDGYVPVAAPDGADLVIVNTCGFIDAARAESLAVIREMLDRKAAGQVRGVVVAGCLAERQKDLLLEEVPEVDQVIGVFGREEIVKAADRILGGLDEQRSIFNPAPIRAMDDTARLRITPRHLAYLKVSEGCSRFCTFCAIPYMRGKHLTKPIETVVAEAKELAADGVVELNLVAQDMTYYGVDLYGRPRLAELLRELDQIDGIRWIRILYNYPNYFTEELYDVLGSSEKIIPYLDMPLQHINDRMLKMMNRRHTRAETVEIIRRLREVMPGLVLRTTFIVGFPGETEEEFEELLDFVKETKFERLGVFPYSFEPDTPAAKLPGHLPDDVKAHRRDRVMEVQQPIAFDFNTSLVGKTLDVLIDGPAPAELGPGVWAGRSYADAPDVDGLVFVRDRNLRAGDLIPCEVLLTEGYDLVARPVEGASPKRKIRHRPKARKLPPASPFTILPG
- a CDS encoding sugar phosphate isomerase/epimerase family protein; the encoded protein is MIPESLSSILLTAVLMFGTGTEPPADLFDRENLVAWCIVPFDAAQRGPEERAAMLDRLELRRLAYDWRAEHLPTFEEELATLDRHGIELTALWFPTTLDDTARFFLDSLAEHQLTPQLWVTGGGEPTTSPEDQAARVAAEADRIRPIAEAAAKIGCTVALYNHGGWFGEPENQIAIIEALDLPNVGIVYNLHHGHPHLDRFPALLETMKPHLLALNLNGMDRDGEAKGRKILVIGEGEEDARLLQVIRSSGWHGPIGILDHVPEADAEQQLRANLDGLDRLLRAIDQTP
- a CDS encoding HAD family hydrolase; this translates as MPSYKLLALDVDGTLIGKDGILRPRTAAAVARAAAAGIQPVLCTGRRYRRALPVARQLELDAPVVCNSGALVKETSSHATLWRADLGRELTTAVLDVLRRLGEPAVSIVDHEETPPDFLIPARPTGRALFDEYVERNGPYARVDPHWMTRPDQGDHFHLFAVGERAAMLEVEAALIEAVPGILRTFVLHTSAYSGTMCEVLNTEASKWSAVLHLAERWGIDPSEIVAVGDDVNDLPMIEGAGLGVAMGQAPEAVQKAADLVAPTFEADGVATLIEEVLLA
- a CDS encoding NUDIX hydrolase, which encodes MSASTEPEPPQRDRFQGKASWVREPEGDTTLESNWLITLRRERYRSRKSGKAHDFYVVHLADAVNVIALTPENRLILVEQFRAGSANDSLEPPGGLLDPGEDPLEAGARELLEETGYAGDEPIILGTVWACPSLLTSRITTILIRNAKLIREPNWDEGEELRLKIVPAREVPSLIRNGKIGHALAIQGLLWWLVSELPGTPLELPKGFQSKDRQIGLGRLMVAIALIGLAFGLMRTIGETGTLLIIPVLLLVPAYLLVDRVVDPMPKTVLTRSMARWGRRSLIRALATLALAQLLWLSVMVMARMAFLI
- a CDS encoding substrate-binding domain-containing protein → MPRITFLLPNAPQTQPLIWKEAAQLDAAKQNALFTARTAGEGESMADFVRRVSQEGTAAMVVVVDDAEALGPAIAEARRRGIAVVTILEPVTAGGEPVPVVVRGDYKRAAEELIEAAASDASKLGKSAEGPALVVYTKDFPEADRRAGALFEALTRAGIETIGDGPQAVAGGQYDVGNLVLERLKERPELAMVLTGDDTSFLGATIERSELPEGTGVTVAGFLVDPESFVVVEESFASAAAFADDRGLGILAYRNAMTLATGETVPDRIVVPMSVQRAPGPPAFGRLRFDLNPQDAPLEGFDPTEREKTAEPKDEG